AACTAcactttttaataactaataacttaataataataaacacacatgcaaaatacttataattagAACAAGTTTGTCCAAACTTGCGAGTCGAACGCGTTTCTCCTTCTCCGCTATTTCGatagagagaaacagagaatAAATAAGAAAGGAGATCAGACGGCAAAAGCAGCAAAAGGATAGATacttcccagtgaacacagtagcAATGTAACAGccatgtaaccgaatataacaggttacattactctgaaattacacgtaacttacatgtaagttacaatttccgactcagcaatataacatgttataattacatgttatataaccgtcacacaacagttacaaagaaaaataaaataaaataaaaattttattttttttaaattattattatcaacagcacatactaaatttaggataaatttttattaattaattaaatttaaataatgttattttttattttattcttacttgccgctgctaggtttgaacctgggatcttaggatgacgaaccttgtactctacctgctacgccaatttgactcatcgatatgggtacttgttattgtctacatatacctatatgttataaactgacgcaactataatattagtttttataaaagcaattaaattttgcaaaacatattaaaaataaatagcattaatttatttacttattaatttcattgttaaatttatctttttccataatcttaataatttgatgaaaattgcgatctatttagcattaatctttgaagcattcaaatgattaattaaatggttaactataatatagatcataattctaagaaaaattgaatagtatacatttattattctgtttttgttcagcacatgttgaatttagattttgtgcattttttgtgcgcagtaattgtagacaaaccgttatttttgaaaacattatctttataataattttttttattatcaaatagatctgtcattcaggatgttataatgttgtctgatttctgagtcaactacgacgcatcgttgcgtaataacattgatacgaacgtgttatgttacgattatacaatttttattgaataactgtaacgccaaaacgatgtataacagctatatcacttgcgtataacaaatattacataacaggtcatttccatgtcatatagcacctacatatcacaagaataacaatgttaaattacatgtaacttctgTGTTATATTGCCGTTATAACACGTGTTTACTGGGTTTAACGTTTatcctttttatttactttttgcttttttttatcgaaacaATGGAAAGAATGTTTATTCTGTTCAGGAGTTGAATTTAGACAGGCTTGACTTATAAGGAAAGTGTCCGACGTCAATTTTATTCTCCATGAAATATGttgttaaacataaatattaaagagacaTGTATCTTTTTATGTGAATTTCATTTTTAGAGGGTAAAATACGTTGAAAGTGGTGGagttttgttaaacaaaagaattaaaaaaatttttgttacaactTCAAAAGTACTCTTGAAActgtacttttattaaaaaaaattttagttatagtTCCAAAAACGtccaattttcaatttatttcaaattttaaaaatgttttttttagagaaaaaacaTGCACAAAGAATTTTAGgcgacttaaaatttttttttgatgtCGGTAAGtaggaaatttataatttgtaggCAAACATTTAAATCCATGGTATTTGTTTCCACATTGTTCCGTGCGACGGAGATAggatatgttataaatattaatgcggAGATGTAGGGGGAGGGCCGAAGCCCAGAACAATGTAGAAACAATACATAGCGTGGATTTAAACTTtgcttataaattatagatttcctACTTCAAATTACTTAATTCAAAAGCATGTTTGTATACAGCTTTTGTTCAACTAACAAGTAGTGTAAACAATAGGCAATATATTGAAGTCGCAAACATATGTGGTACTGAGAACGCGTGGCGAGATGCAAGGGAACAGGGTTCCACGCTTTCCACGCCAAACAAGATCCACGCAGTTTGTTTCTACATTATTCTGCGCCACGGAGATAGGATTATCTGCTTTAACCAAAAAAGTAcattgagaaataattatgtaatcaGTTAAGTCGTAATTCATCATCAACAAAGAACACATCGTACTTTTGTGCACTTCTGCCTAGGGTACCCCTATTGGCAAGGTCCTCTTTGCATtttctgcgcgcgcgcgcgcgcgcgtgtgtgtgtgtgaccaCAGCGAAGAAGtgtcaataataaaaacatttaaaaattatagatttcttGTTTACcggcataaaaaaaaattttgtatcaccaaaaatttttctcgtatacgtattttctttttaaaagaaaccttttcaaaacattttcaaaatttgaaataaattagagATTGGACGTTTTCGGAATTATCgccaaaattttttctattttttatactttcgaTTCGttccaaaaagaaaaaattgtttctttcaaAGGAGTTTTTCATCTTCTAAACATAAAATTccgtacataaaaaaatatgtgtctctttgatttttgtgtttaataaatttcatggaaaatcaaattttggaCGCCAGTGACACTTCTCTTagggccggttgttccaatttcttgataaatttacctaccaggtaagcatgtgtctgtctccattttttttcttaaataagtagacaaacatatatttatctgatagataaatttaccaagaagttggaacaaccaaacctgagaatatttaatatggtagacataataatttattgtaatggTGAAAATATAGGTTGTTgtgttaaaatgttaaaatgtataaacaatacaaaaaattaagagaaagtAATTGAAAAGTAATGACTAGTTTGTAACTTTTTGAATGTAAtagttacattattaattcgtAGAGTCAGTAACTTGCAACTCGTTACTTCTTAAGAAAGACAAATTATACAAGTAACTATAACtagttattttaacaaaataattaatcttgttcttttaaaattgcctaaatgttatttaatttctacaacaGGCACAGAAGAAATTACCATATTTCGAAGGAAGGTATAGATCACGAActcaaataaatacaaaaatttattcggaAATGGAACAAAACTATTCGATACAATCAACATCCTATCCATTTCCTCCAATGAACGAAGTACCACTTGCCTcgttagtttttttatatttgacaaattaaaGACAAATTTATATAGCAACTTTTCgaatgtttgtttttattctaatctttattatttttatttaaaatagattgGGATTTACAAATGAGCAACCAATCAATtggaataatataattcttccAGAAAAGACTGACTTGTATCAGGAATTAGCTCGacgtattacaaattataagtaagaaaaaaaggataaacttaaataaactataataaaaatcttccTGCACCAAGATgcagtaaataattatagaataacACAGGGCAATAACAGAggcaaaaatttgattgtcTTATTTTTGCCTCTGTTTATACCTAGTCACTAAAATGTTGGCAGAATGTCAACAGACTGGCAACAGAATATCAGAAAATGTTAACAAAATGGAGTTCAGTTTTTTTGACTGACCTGTTGACATTTTACATCAGATTAACAATAGAAATTGAGCAAACTctattgtaaaacaaaaaaatattattaataaagtagtTGTAATTTCGAaagaaactttaaatatatgagcaatatattgtactttaaaaattattttaagacttTAAATTAACTAAAGTTTACTTTCCAcggagaaatttttatattaaaaactatttatcaTTATGCATGGCAGTAACCGTGGATCATAAaggaattttaaaacatttttactatgttttgaatgaaaaaacaataacaaattaaaaaagaatttttataatttcttaatgatCCGTGGTTACTCTGCCtccacaaataaattttcatataaaagtttttcgaattatacaattaatgatcataaaagtattattgcaataaaatgttttaaatataagattgtcTATTCTTTCTGCGACGGATCTTGgtgctaaatataattttcttgtaaattcaatatttttagctcATATGCACGCCGACACATTTGGTTAGTCTTGAAACGCACTAGCTTGATATTGATGCTTAAGAATCTACATATAAGACTTCGCCCTCCCTTTCTCgaaaaactgtataaaattatgaataatttaaaacccACTGCAGATCGATTAGACAACCTTTATGTTTAAATCATTTATCGATtgaatatttaacttattgtaATACTTCTGAAACAtgtctatataaaatattacagaaactttttaaaaaatatttcgggtacataGCCGGTTCGATACTGAAAGATTGTATCCACATAGGAACAATCTTCCGCAATGGCACAGTACACATACCGCAATTACTTGAACTATACTTATATCCATTTATATTATTGGTTAACTTTTACAATCGGAAAAACTATTACCTGTTTTTGTCAGCCATCGGCAATGTTGGTTGACCTTAAAGATCGTACTCGAACTGATACTTCATGATGAATCATGAATATATTTGATGTTTGTAGATACATACTTGTTATAGATAGTTCAATAAATGTTGCCTGAAAGATGAcacatgtatagttaaaaaGGGGGGACCTGGTTTAGAAGGATgaaaaatacatgaattttaagcattttttttcataagtaaaatacgaaatcaaaatttaatagttttagcAATCCTCTTGCAGTAGACATACCGTCTCCGTACAATTTGTTCATCAAAATCTTGTTCAATACATTGAAAACAGTTTCAAATTTAGTTAGTAAGGAATTTATTGCGTTAAATTTCGAAGTCCATCTCGTGTCAGAATGTGTTTTTACAGTCAGTTTATGTTTGTATtggtttattaataaattccaGCGTGTTGTGGATGCAGAAAAAAGACATAAATTTGTTGAACAACACCGTTTGAAAAAGTTTGCAATTTCTACTGAAACACTCACAGTATAAACACCaatcaaattcaatttatgagcagcataaatttaacagattttttaatatttaaaatgcgaCTTTGGACATCTTTGTATTTACCAGCCGTATTCGTCCCATTATCATATAGCGTTTTCTACTGGGAAAACTGGTGTAGCACCAGCACTATGGTGGGTTTCGATGAAAACTCCACTAGCGCAATAATAGTGCAGGTTTAGTGTGGTTCAGTGGAACACATCATTAgacatgtttaaaaattaaacaatttcattattataaagtttactaaaataatgtaataacatatactttaatgtaatatcTTAAAACACGAATATaacatctattttaatttgcactGGCACCTTCCACCGCACAGTGGGGCAAAATAGGACCTTTTCgttcaaaataacttttagcCAAAAGTATACAAccgattttaataatcttggtcttaaattaaagcttataaaattcttcagCAATCTGTCATGaccgattttttataaacgtttttctttttttttttatttagttgtaAATATGAGAAAACGGTAATGTTTGTAGTTTTAAAATcgcgatatacatataaactttgGTAATGTTTGTAGTTTCAAGATcgcgatatacatataaactttgAACAATCACTCggaattttaaacaatttactacaaattgataattaatttaaataaatttacaaaaagaagttaATCGAATGCACCAATGTGTGCGCAGAACAAATATTACCGAGGATATAGATCTACGTAAATCTTGGCTATTTTTAGTGCAcatgtgttaaatttataagaatcaattttttcCTCGCAAGCAATTGTCTGGAGAATAATACTAAACCTCTTCagacagaataaaaataaaccaagGAGAGCATTATCGATAAAGAAGTCCAGGATTTGTTAATCGCGGAGTAATGTTTGTTCTGCGCATACATTGGTGCATTTGattaacttttttgtaaatttatttaaatcaaatatcaatttgtaGGAAATCGTTTAAAATTCCGAGTGATTGTTCAAAGTTATATGTAGATCGCGATTTTGAAACTACAAACATTAtcgttttcttatatttacacgtaaataaaaaaaagaaaaacgtttgATAAGCGAAAATGGTACAGGTAACTAGGTACTCGCGGCAGACCAAAGGCCTCGTGGCGGGAAAGGATGCCGGGGATCGTCGTTTGTGGGGGGACGAGAATAAAGAACGACTATTAACTTTTGAATGAATTTATTAGACCCAATGTTTACAAGTCTTACTTAACGCTCTCACGCTACTCTCTCTCGCggctttttttaatgttcacCCGCCGCACTCGAGCCgccacacacacgcgcacgcacgcactcacgcacgcacgcacgcacgcacgcacgcacgcacgcacgcacgcacgcacgcacgcacgcacgcacgcacgcacgcacgcacgcacgcacgcacgcacgcacgcacgcacgcacgcacgcacgcacgcacgcacgcacgcacgcacgcacgcacgcacgcacgcacgcacgcacgcacgcacgcacgcacgcacgcacgcacgcacgcacgcacgcacgcacgcacgcacgcacgcacgcacgcacgcacgcacgcacgcacgcacgcacgcacgcacgcacgcacgcacgcacgcacgcacgcacgcacgcacgcacgcacgcacgcacgcacgcacgcacgcacgcacgcacgcacgcacgcacgcacgcacgcacgcacgcacgcacgcacgcacgcacgcacgcacgcacgcacgcacgcagcACGCCGCCGCACGGCACGCACGTCACGAAcggcacgcacgcacgcacgcacgcccgcacgcacgcacgcaacgCCGCCgcaacgcacgcacgcacgcacgcacgcacgccgcacgcacgcacgcacgcacgcacgccacgcacgcatgcacacaTCCTTGCTCGCTCATGAGCGCTGCCTCGCGGCGACCTATTTCTCATTGGCTATCgcccatctctctctctctctctctctctctctctctctctctctctctctctctctctctctctcctctctctctctctctctctctctcaactcTCGATGCTCGCTCGCTATCGTTatcatatttatcaaaaatcggCCATGACAGATTGTTGAGGAATTTTATAAGCTTTAATTTAAGactaagattattaaaatcggTTGTATACTTTTGGCTAAAAGTATGGGAGTGCAACAATATGTTGTTGTAATCGATCTATAAGTgttgacattttaaaattatttttcagtttttgcCATTTTAAATAGTGTATACAATAAGCCTGTCTATTTTCatacttatttttagatttaatttccTCCAATTACAGAAGTTTTCTTCAGGTTTactaaattttgataattgttgggaataattgtttaagatattttatttttggcgCCAGTAGTGAGCCAGTAGTGCGACAGGTGTGTGCAACAACTAAAAACGCGTTGTGATCGATACGCGTGCGTAATGCGCTTCTTCCGTTTTTTGTGTTCAGACTTCTTTAcgcctctccctctctctctgaGTTGTGAATCATCGTATCGCCATACAGAGCTTTCTTGTACCAagatttttttgcattattatctCTGTAATAAACggtttattttctgttttgcactgtgtgtgtgttacaTAAACCTCTGACAGTCTTTGCAAAACTAGAAAGCCAATAGGTTATGGGCTCAGGGAAATCAAaggcgaaaaaaaaatcgtaaaagtaaaaaagtaagaaGCAGTACGAAAATGGCGACAGTCAAGACGACGTAATATAGATAGAGAAACTAAAGGACAGCGAGAACTTCATGATTTGGAAATTTCAAGTTACGATTCTGTTCAAGTTCCTCGGACTATATGAAATCGTAACAGAAGTCTCAAAGCTGACAAAAGGTGCTGAAGAACAAGGAAAAGCAGAGTGGATTCGGAAAGATGCACGTGCccagaaaattataattacgacAATAGAAAGGCAACCACTGACCCACATACTGATATGCAAGACGTCTCACAAGATGTTTCAAAGAATTTGTGCCATGTACGAAAGAGACACACAAcagcaaaaatgtattttactgCAGGAATtcttcaattttacataccAAAAAGGAACTGATATGTGAGTAAACTTCAAAATCTAGCATATAGGTTAAAAATCTTGAATGCGGACATTGACGATTCTATGTTGATGTCAAAAATACTTGCGACTTTaccagaaaaatttaaacattttgcaTGTGCCTGGGACTCTACTGCTCAAAACCAGAAAACACTCACAAACCTCACATCAAGACTGCTCTCTGAGGAAATTAGGCTGCTAGCGACTGATGCAAAACTGGATGCCGTAGCGTTTAAAACAACTGAAAAGAAATGTCATAAGTGTAACAACTCAGGACATCTCGCCAAAGCATGTAAActaaataaaggaaataatcAAGAGGTACGCTGCTTTAAGTGTAACGAGTGCGACAGTTAATCAGTTAGTCTGGGGTTGTCGTGACCTTAAACTCGAGCGATCTTTAATCGAAGTCCTTAGCGGACTTATCCTAAGAATTCAGCCTCAGTTTCAATTTGTTGTTTCGAAATTAGATTTTCGGAACAAAGGTAATTAACTTGATTTCTCTTTCAAGATCATTTTAGTTTCCCTTTCAAACTTTGTCGCTGCCTTTGAGTGGCAACAGATCAAATCAAAACTCTGTCTCTGCCTTTGAGTGGCAACAGATCGAATTAAAACTCTGTCGCTGCCGAGAGCATTGAGACAGATCTTTCGGGCCCTGTCGCTGACGTTTGCGTGGCAACAGACCTGAATCCTGACTCTTCCTCAGGTGTCGCAACtgagtattattaattttaatttaactctaaaatattaaatgcccAAAAAGGGTGGTAGACGTGTAAGaattaaaagtttgaaatttttggaaaatctaaatatactactgtaaagagtataaaataccataaaacttttgtataaatcattttttcataaaccttatattttcaaagatattcgccaaaGACGAAAAAAACGCGTTATTTTCCAggagtggtttcaacccctaaacgtcgagatacgccgttaaaaaaaaaatatgggtgtaatattttttcatgttctacaacatatctaaagctcattaaaatcggtgagggacagctctgtccgttcccttgtgagTTG
This DNA window, taken from Monomorium pharaonis isolate MP-MQ-018 chromosome 6, ASM1337386v2, whole genome shotgun sequence, encodes the following:
- the LOC118645977 gene encoding uncharacterized protein LOC118645977, with translation MIWKFQVTILFKFLGLYEIVTEVSKLTKGAEEQGKAEWIRKDARAQKIIITTIERQPLTHILICKTSHKMFQRICAMYERDTQQQKCILLQEFFNFTYQKGTDIKHSQTSHQDCSLRKLGC